A section of the Girardinichthys multiradiatus isolate DD_20200921_A chromosome 5, DD_fGirMul_XY1, whole genome shotgun sequence genome encodes:
- the LOC124868274 gene encoding caspase-6-like has protein sequence MSGSSAGSVSTATDSVASTENLTETDAFFKSSLVLDPAEEYKTTNKRRGLALIFNQERFFWRLGLNNRSGTYADRYNLEKRLLDLNFEVRSYDDYKQVDVLEKIHEAAEEDHSEADCFLLAFLSHGENDHVYTYDGKISIQDITSMFKGDRCQTLVGKPKIFVVQACRGDKHDVPVTPCDVVDNELKTNETVVDSCAIQTLPAGADFIMCYSVAEGYYSHRETINGSWYIQDLCELLWKYGSSLEFTELLTLVNRKVSMRRVGNSNDRSAIGKKQVPCFASMLTKKLYFRPKK, from the exons ATGTCGGGCAGCAGCGCAG GAAGTGTCTCCACAGCCACAGACAGTGTGG CATCTACAGAGAATTTAACAGAGACTGATGCGTTCTTCAAAag CTCTTTGGTTTTGGATCCTGCGGAGGAGTACAAGACGACCAACAAACGTCGAGGCCTCGCTCTCATTTTCAACCAGGAGCGCTTCTTCTGGCGCCTGGGCCTGAACAACAGAAGTGGAACCTACGCTGACCGCTACAACCTGGAGAAAAG aCTGCTGGATCTAAACTTTGAGGTCAGGAGTTATGATGACTACAAACAGGTGGACGTCCTGGAAAAAATCCATGAAG CTGCCGAGGAAGATCATTCAGAGGCTGACTGCTTTCTGCTCGCCTTCCTGAGCCACGGTGAGAATGATCATGTTTACACGTATGATGGCAAGATCAGCATCCAGGACATCACGTCCATGTTCAAAGGAGACCGGTGCCAGACCCTCGTCGGAAAACCAAAGATCTTTGTTGTGCAG GCGTGCCGTGGAGACAAACACGACGTTCCGGTGACCCCCTGTGATGTAGTGGACAACGAGTTGAAGACAAACGAGACGGTGGTGGATTCCTGCGCCATCCAGACCCTCCCTGCTGGGGCTGATTTCATCATGTGTTATTCTGTCGCAGAAG GTTACTACTCCCACCGAGAGACCATCAACGGCTCGTGGTACATCCAGGATCTGTGCGAGCTGCTGTGGAAGTACGGCAGCTCCCTAGAATTCACGGAGCTGCTCACGCTGGTCAACAGAAAGGTGTCGATGAGGAGAGTCGGGAACAGCAACGACCGGAGTGCTATTGGCAAGAAACAAGTACCGTGCTTCGCTTCCATGCTCACCAAGAAGCTGTACTTCCGACCAAAGAAGTAG